The following are encoded together in the Streptomyces flavofungini genome:
- a CDS encoding PEP/pyruvate-binding domain-containing protein, whose amino-acid sequence MTTKATTDSTPTAEATAPHAGLVAVLGRPHTATPEELGGKAARLDELTATGLPVPPAFCLTTGLFDVFLRESGLAAEIRAAEARGEPALAVRESVLTRDIPEPVARTILAAYEDLGRPRVAVRSSAPREDSAERSFAGQHDTVLDVAGDAALLDAVKVCWASLWSDRAAAYRAGGGPAGSIAVVVQEMVPADVSGVLFTVDPVGGRPHRLVVEACCGLGEGLVSGRVSSDFFVVDDRTLDVVEERVRYKVTKCAPLAPGRIGLTKVDAADRDAPCLTRDQLAALARIALEIRDGCGTEQDIEWAVRDGTLYLLQARPITTRPRPETSDAARSPYLPDLLERQPEAVRHGTLWSRMDIGEIFVGLMTPLGLSFARHYQDHVHGDCAAALGVRDTGDVGLHMGFFQGHVYLNISYTAYLLGQALPTRDQRHFTRRFVSEEVDLATYENPFGTFPGGLEDLLSTTHWLRSTAHEMLVMKDRARDMAESRLYEFDRARRLDLTRMGRRELHAELGRYLDYFHDAHVGYMPYYINAFGFYGILTELCGKWLGAAGDNLQNRIKTDMSSLRTVASAQEIWSVAQAAKARPRVMEIIEAAPLDEVADRLRADPDGEAFWQAQLEPFLRANGTRGRQEMELTHPRWIDDPGYVFQMIRRYAADGFTADDIMGRSRARQEGDVRAVLRKLPLPRRTAIEGVISMYALCSELRESTRMSMITSIWLVRNVVYEVGRRLVAEGVLHSLDEVAFLDFADVRRWLAGELPLREAFARSAIEERRRVHEYHNRLPEPPLTFVGEHDGTRAVRPVKDGARLDGLGSSPGRIVGRARIVEDLVWQADEFQAGEILVTRHTDASWTPLFAIAGGVVTDIGSMLSHSSIVSREFNVPSVVNTKHATQVINTGDMVMVDGDTGVVEVVEG is encoded by the coding sequence ATGACGACGAAGGCGACCACCGACTCCACCCCCACCGCCGAGGCCACCGCCCCGCACGCCGGCCTCGTGGCCGTGCTCGGCCGCCCGCACACCGCCACGCCCGAGGAGCTCGGCGGCAAGGCGGCCCGGCTCGACGAGCTGACGGCCACGGGCCTTCCGGTGCCGCCCGCGTTCTGCCTCACCACCGGGCTCTTCGACGTCTTCCTGCGCGAGAGCGGCCTCGCCGCCGAGATCCGCGCCGCCGAGGCCCGTGGCGAACCCGCCCTCGCCGTCCGCGAGTCGGTGCTCACCCGCGACATCCCGGAGCCGGTCGCCCGCACGATCCTCGCCGCGTACGAGGACCTGGGCCGCCCCCGGGTCGCGGTGCGCTCGTCCGCGCCGCGGGAGGACTCCGCCGAGCGGTCCTTCGCGGGCCAGCACGACACGGTCCTCGACGTGGCGGGCGACGCGGCCCTCCTCGACGCGGTCAAGGTCTGCTGGGCGTCGCTGTGGTCGGACCGCGCCGCGGCCTACCGCGCCGGGGGCGGCCCGGCGGGCTCCATCGCCGTCGTGGTGCAGGAGATGGTGCCCGCCGACGTCAGCGGGGTGCTCTTCACCGTCGACCCGGTCGGCGGAAGGCCCCACCGGCTTGTCGTGGAGGCCTGTTGCGGGCTCGGCGAGGGCCTGGTCTCGGGCAGGGTGTCCAGCGACTTCTTCGTGGTGGACGACCGCACGCTCGACGTCGTCGAGGAACGCGTGCGGTACAAGGTCACCAAGTGCGCGCCGCTCGCGCCCGGCCGCATCGGCCTGACGAAGGTCGACGCCGCCGACCGGGACGCCCCCTGCCTGACCCGGGACCAGCTCGCGGCGCTCGCCCGGATCGCCCTGGAGATCCGGGACGGCTGCGGCACGGAACAGGACATCGAGTGGGCGGTGCGCGACGGCACGCTGTACCTCCTCCAGGCCCGCCCGATCACCACCCGGCCCCGCCCCGAGACCTCCGACGCCGCCCGCAGCCCCTATCTGCCGGACCTGCTGGAGCGCCAGCCGGAGGCCGTGCGACACGGCACCCTGTGGTCGCGGATGGACATCGGGGAGATCTTCGTCGGCCTGATGACCCCGCTCGGCCTGAGCTTCGCCCGGCACTACCAGGACCACGTCCACGGCGACTGCGCGGCGGCGCTCGGCGTGCGCGACACCGGCGACGTCGGCCTGCACATGGGCTTCTTCCAGGGCCACGTCTACCTGAACATCTCCTACACCGCGTATCTGCTCGGCCAGGCCCTGCCCACCCGCGACCAGCGCCACTTCACCCGCCGCTTCGTCAGCGAGGAGGTGGACCTGGCCACGTACGAGAACCCCTTCGGGACGTTCCCCGGCGGTCTGGAGGACCTGCTCTCGACGACGCACTGGCTGCGGTCCACGGCCCACGAGATGCTGGTGATGAAGGACCGCGCCCGCGACATGGCCGAAAGTCGCCTGTACGAGTTCGACCGCGCCCGGCGACTGGACCTCACCCGCATGGGCCGCCGCGAGCTGCACGCCGAACTAGGCCGCTATCTGGACTACTTCCACGACGCGCACGTCGGCTACATGCCGTACTACATCAACGCGTTCGGGTTCTACGGCATCCTCACCGAGCTGTGCGGCAAGTGGCTCGGCGCCGCGGGCGACAACCTGCAGAACCGCATCAAGACGGACATGTCGAGCCTGCGCACGGTCGCGTCGGCGCAGGAGATCTGGAGCGTCGCGCAGGCCGCGAAGGCCAGGCCCCGGGTCATGGAGATCATCGAGGCGGCGCCCCTGGACGAGGTCGCGGACCGGCTGCGCGCCGACCCCGACGGCGAGGCGTTCTGGCAGGCGCAGCTGGAGCCGTTCCTGCGCGCCAACGGCACCCGGGGGCGCCAGGAGATGGAGCTCACCCATCCGCGCTGGATCGACGACCCGGGTTACGTCTTCCAGATGATCCGCCGCTACGCCGCCGACGGCTTCACCGCCGACGACATCATGGGCCGCAGCCGCGCCCGCCAGGAGGGCGACGTCCGGGCGGTCCTGAGGAAGCTGCCGCTGCCGCGCCGCACGGCCATCGAGGGCGTCATCTCGATGTACGCCCTGTGCAGCGAGCTGCGCGAGTCCACACGCATGTCGATGATCACGTCGATCTGGCTGGTCAGGAACGTGGTGTACGAGGTGGGCCGGCGTCTCGTCGCGGAGGGGGTGCTGCACTCCCTGGACGAGGTGGCGTTCCTCGACTTCGCGGATGTGCGCCGCTGGCTCGCCGGTGAGCTGCCCCTGCGCGAGGCGTTCGCGCGGTCCGCGATCGAGGAGCGGCGGCGCGTGCACGAGTACCACAACCGGCTGCCGGAGCCGCCGCTCACCTTCGTCGGCGAGCACGACGGCACCCGCGCGGTGCGGCCCGTGAAGGACGGGGCGCGCCTGGACGGGCTCGGTTCGAGCCCGGGGCGGATCGTCGGCAGGGCCCGCATCGTGGAGGACCTGGTGTGGCAGGCCGACGAGTTCCAGGCGGGCGAGATCCTCGTGACCCGGCACACCGACGCGTCCTGGACGCCGCTGTTCGCCATCGCGGGCGGCGTGGTCACCGACATCGGCTCGATGCTCTCGCACAGCTCCATCGTGTCGCGGGAGTTCAACGTGCCCTCGGTGGTCAACACCAAGCACGCCACCCAGGTGATCAACACCGGCGACATGGTCATGGTCGACGGCGACACGGGCGTCGTCGAGGTCGTGGAGGGCTGA
- a CDS encoding aromatic ring-hydroxylating oxygenase subunit alpha, whose product MIPNQWYPILRTEDIKRDAPTGVRRMGEELVLWRDLRGRLVCQSARCPHKGANLSDGRLVGNSVACPYHGFRFGTDGACKLVPALGAEGRVPASLRVDTYEVREKYDLVWLWWGDRRAQLPDIELPHELAEHPRPYETITFSRPVHYTRYIESLLEFYHVTFVHRDHWANIIDYTFMYGSWKKLWTDGRERYIAANKIVNHRVDVEGTIIRNTFDQCEEGNPDNTWHFDLIYQAPCMTHVRQGLLEVTTWLVPIDEHHTQAIMRLYEYPLLKWMVPVKPLRPLVLRLSLMMEQYVQDRQDNDIMARQEPKVSERGVNKFIAVDEMNAKYLQMRDRLKAEARAEGPVAVPVAGGANGHGAGTGDGADGANGNGGAERSGKGARAGGLSRSAP is encoded by the coding sequence ATGATCCCGAACCAGTGGTATCCGATTCTGCGGACCGAAGACATCAAACGTGACGCGCCGACCGGCGTGCGCCGCATGGGCGAGGAGCTGGTGCTCTGGCGTGACCTGCGCGGCCGTCTCGTCTGCCAGTCCGCGCGCTGCCCCCACAAGGGCGCGAACCTCTCCGACGGCCGCCTCGTGGGCAATTCGGTGGCCTGTCCCTACCACGGCTTCCGGTTCGGCACCGACGGGGCGTGCAAGCTGGTGCCCGCGCTCGGCGCCGAGGGCCGGGTCCCGGCGTCGCTGCGGGTCGACACCTACGAAGTGCGCGAGAAGTACGACCTGGTGTGGCTGTGGTGGGGCGACAGGCGCGCGCAGCTGCCGGACATCGAGCTGCCTCATGAACTCGCCGAGCACCCGCGGCCGTACGAGACCATCACCTTCAGCCGCCCGGTCCACTACACCCGCTACATCGAGAGCCTGCTCGAGTTCTACCACGTGACGTTCGTGCACCGGGACCACTGGGCGAACATCATCGACTACACGTTCATGTACGGCAGTTGGAAGAAGCTGTGGACGGACGGCCGGGAGCGGTACATCGCCGCCAACAAGATCGTCAACCATCGCGTGGACGTCGAGGGCACGATCATCCGCAACACCTTCGACCAGTGCGAGGAGGGCAACCCCGACAACACCTGGCACTTCGACCTGATCTACCAGGCCCCGTGCATGACGCACGTGCGCCAGGGTCTCCTGGAGGTCACGACCTGGCTCGTGCCCATCGACGAGCATCACACCCAGGCGATCATGCGGCTGTACGAGTACCCGCTGCTCAAGTGGATGGTGCCCGTCAAGCCGCTGCGGCCGCTGGTGCTGCGTCTGTCGCTGATGATGGAGCAGTACGTCCAGGACCGGCAGGACAACGACATCATGGCGCGCCAGGAGCCGAAGGTCAGCGAGCGCGGGGTGAACAAGTTCATCGCCGTCGACGAGATGAATGCCAAGTACCTGCAGATGCGGGACCGGTTGAAGGCGGAGGCGCGCGCCGAAGGGCCGGTGGCGGTCCCCGTGGCGGGCGGGGCGAACGGGCACGGGGCGGGCACCGGCGACGGGGCCGACGGCGCGAACGGGAACGGCGGCGCCGAGCGGTCCGGGAAGGGTGCCCGCGCGGGCGGTCTCAGCAGGTCCGCGCCCTGA
- a CDS encoding Ppx/GppA phosphatase family protein — protein MRVSVLDVGSRTVRLVVADAAGGAPLPVHTAKWRLRLSERVEPGGPLDEEAVRHLVRAVDEAAATAERWGADEPLAFATAVVRDAPNRLDVLRAVRASTGVGLCTLPGELEAELTFLGARRWLGWQAGPLVLFDIGGGSLEVAFGRGRLPDFVASLPLGANRLTHEFLQDADPPSPQAVKELRRRVRHQLRDVAARIRWEGPRSAVATSRTFQQLARLTGEVPGRRGLFASRRLKRSALRRAKDQLALLPAHERAQLPGISAPRAAQSLAGAVVGHTAMKLMGVKSADICPWAVREGILLRHIEEGAQWWAGVTSELTDGESRRRTGRLSLRVASS, from the coding sequence ATGCGAGTGAGCGTGCTGGATGTCGGATCGCGCACGGTGCGCCTCGTGGTGGCGGACGCCGCCGGCGGGGCGCCGCTGCCCGTGCACACCGCGAAGTGGCGGCTGCGCCTGTCCGAGCGGGTGGAGCCCGGCGGCCCGCTGGACGAGGAGGCCGTGCGGCACCTCGTGCGCGCCGTCGACGAGGCCGCGGCGACGGCCGAACGGTGGGGCGCCGACGAGCCGTTGGCCTTCGCGACCGCGGTGGTGCGGGACGCGCCCAACCGCCTCGACGTGCTGCGGGCCGTCCGCGCGAGCACCGGCGTCGGCCTCTGCACGCTGCCCGGTGAGCTGGAGGCGGAGCTGACGTTCCTCGGCGCGCGGCGGTGGCTGGGCTGGCAGGCGGGGCCGCTCGTCCTGTTCGACATCGGCGGCGGCTCGCTGGAGGTGGCGTTCGGGCGGGGGCGGCTGCCGGACTTCGTGGCGAGCCTGCCGCTCGGCGCGAACCGCCTGACGCACGAGTTCCTGCAGGACGCGGACCCGCCGTCCCCGCAGGCGGTCAAGGAGCTGCGGCGCCGGGTGCGCCACCAACTGCGGGACGTGGCCGCACGGATCCGCTGGGAGGGGCCCCGCTCCGCCGTCGCCACCTCACGGACGTTCCAGCAACTGGCCCGCCTGACCGGTGAAGTGCCAGGACGGCGCGGCCTGTTCGCGTCCCGGCGCCTGAAGCGGTCCGCGCTGCGCCGGGCCAAGGACCAGCTCGCGCTGCTGCCCGCGCACGAACGCGCCCAGCTGCCGGGGATCTCGGCGCCGCGGGCGGCCCAGAGCCTGGCCGGGGCGGTCGTCGGGCACACGGCCATGAAACTCATGGGCGTGAAGTCGGCGGACATCTGCCCCTGGGCGGTCCGCGAGGGCATCCTGCTGCGCCACATCGAGGAGGGCGCCCAGTGGTGGGCGGGCGTCACGAGCGAGCTCACCGACGGCGAGAGCCGCCGTCGCACGGGCCGGCTCTCGCTGCGGGTCGCCTCGTCCTGA
- a CDS encoding amidohydrolase family protein → MTAAAAPPGHLHDLVLRGGRVIDPETGLDRIADVAVTAGTISAVSPTAPAAPAPEASPRPPWRLAARRTLDVTGLVVAPGFIDLHSHSHTVAGHRLQALDGVTTALELELGLSPVAEAYRQAAVEGRPLNYGFSASWAQARMAAVGALPHGGGAAAALDHLGNAAWQREARRPQEDALLELLRRDLADGALGIGLIVGYAPRIRPEEYLAVARVAALAGLPTFTHARSLVEQVADTPVDGAEEIARAAGETGVHAHYCHVTSTSRRHTDRVLALMDRTRSEGGRVSTEAYPYGAGMTAVGAAFLAPELLPSAGLDVTDVVIAATGERVRDTDRLRELRAADPGALAVLHFLDEADAHDRAFIDRALLHPATVVGSDAMPLTFTGPAPDPLAWPLPPGTAVTHPRTAGTFARMLRRYVRELGALDLLDAVGRATLLPARVLESGVPALRHKGRVQVGCDADLVVFDLATVGDRATYAESTAPSVGFTHVLVGGTPVVADGEVVAGALPGRPVRR, encoded by the coding sequence ATGACTGCTGCTGCCGCACCGCCCGGACACCTCCATGATCTGGTCCTGCGCGGGGGCCGGGTCATCGATCCCGAGACCGGTCTCGACCGGATCGCCGACGTGGCCGTGACCGCGGGGACGATCTCGGCGGTCTCGCCGACGGCACCGGCCGCCCCCGCTCCCGAGGCTTCCCCGCGGCCGCCGTGGCGTCTTGCCGCCCGTCGGACGCTCGACGTGACGGGCCTGGTCGTCGCCCCGGGCTTCATCGACCTGCACAGCCACTCGCACACCGTGGCGGGACACCGCCTGCAGGCCCTCGACGGGGTGACGACGGCCCTGGAGCTGGAGCTAGGCCTCTCCCCCGTCGCGGAGGCCTACCGGCAGGCCGCCGTCGAGGGCCGACCGCTCAACTACGGCTTCTCCGCGTCCTGGGCGCAGGCCCGCATGGCCGCCGTCGGGGCGCTGCCGCACGGCGGCGGAGCGGCGGCCGCCCTTGACCACCTGGGCAACGCGGCCTGGCAGCGCGAGGCCCGTCGGCCCCAGGAGGACGCGCTGCTCGAACTGTTGCGGCGCGACCTCGCCGACGGCGCCCTCGGCATCGGCCTGATCGTCGGCTACGCGCCCCGGATCCGGCCCGAGGAGTACCTGGCCGTGGCCCGCGTCGCCGCGCTCGCGGGGCTTCCGACCTTCACGCACGCCCGGAGCCTCGTCGAGCAGGTCGCGGACACCCCGGTCGACGGCGCGGAGGAGATCGCGCGGGCGGCGGGCGAGACCGGGGTGCACGCCCACTACTGCCATGTGACGTCGACGTCCCGGCGGCACACCGACCGGGTCCTCGCCCTCATGGACCGGACCCGCTCCGAGGGCGGCCGGGTCTCCACGGAGGCGTATCCGTACGGAGCGGGCATGACCGCCGTCGGTGCCGCGTTCCTCGCGCCGGAGCTGCTGCCCTCGGCCGGGCTCGACGTCACCGACGTCGTCATCGCGGCGACGGGCGAGCGGGTCCGCGACACCGACCGGCTGCGCGAGCTGCGCGCGGCCGACCCGGGCGCCCTCGCCGTCCTGCACTTCCTCGACGAGGCCGACGCGCACGACCGGGCGTTCATCGACCGGGCGCTGCTGCACCCGGCCACGGTCGTCGGCTCCGACGCGATGCCGCTGACCTTCACGGGACCGGCGCCGGACCCGCTGGCGTGGCCGCTGCCGCCGGGCACCGCGGTCACCCACCCGCGCACCGCGGGCACGTTCGCCAGGATGCTGCGCCGCTACGTCCGCGAACTCGGCGCCCTCGACCTCCTGGACGCCGTCGGCCGCGCCACGCTGTTGCCGGCGCGCGTCCTGGAGTCGGGCGTGCCCGCGCTGCGCCACAAGGGGCGCGTCCAGGTCGGCTGCGACGCCGACCTCGTCGTCTTCGACCTCGCGACGGTGGGCGACCGGGCCACGTACGCCGAGAGCACCGCGCCGTCGGTGGGATTCACGCACGTGCTGGTCGGCGGGACGCCGGTGGTGGCGGACGGGGAGGTGGTGGCGGGGGCGCTGCCGGGGCGGCCGGTGCGGCGCTGA
- a CDS encoding ABC transporter permease: protein MSTNSYAVRDSMTMLRRNLKHAQRYPSMTVSVVAMPILMLLLFVYVFGGALGGGIDIPGVGGGGDRGDYTNYVTPGILLMAITSGAVSTAVAVCSDMTEGIINRFRTMAISRASVLVGHVVGNVVQTLISLVLVIGVALVVGFRPNANVVEWVAAIGLLVFLAFALAWISAAIGLGSDSVETASNAPMPLTFLPFLGSAVVTPDSMPAGIRWFAEYQPFTPMNETLRGLMLGTEIGNDAWIALAWLAGLSILGYLWAKASFNKDAKR, encoded by the coding sequence ATGAGCACCAACTCGTACGCCGTGCGTGACTCGATGACGATGCTGCGCCGCAACCTCAAGCACGCGCAGCGTTATCCGTCGATGACGGTCTCGGTCGTCGCGATGCCGATCCTGATGCTGCTGCTGTTCGTGTACGTCTTCGGCGGCGCGCTGGGCGGGGGGATCGACATCCCCGGGGTCGGTGGTGGCGGGGACCGCGGTGACTACACCAATTACGTCACGCCCGGCATCCTGCTGATGGCGATCACCTCTGGTGCGGTGTCGACGGCGGTGGCGGTGTGCTCGGACATGACCGAGGGCATCATCAACCGGTTCCGGACCATGGCGATCTCGCGGGCGTCGGTGCTGGTGGGGCATGTGGTGGGCAATGTGGTGCAGACGCTGATCAGTCTGGTCCTGGTCATCGGTGTGGCGCTGGTGGTGGGTTTCCGTCCGAACGCGAACGTGGTGGAGTGGGTGGCCGCGATCGGTCTGCTGGTCTTCCTGGCCTTCGCGCTGGCGTGGATCTCGGCGGCGATCGGTCTGGGTTCGGACAGTGTGGAGACGGCGTCGAACGCGCCGATGCCGCTGACGTTCCTGCCCTTCCTGGGTTCGGCGGTGGTGACGCCGGACTCGATGCCGGCGGGGATCCGCTGGTTCGCGGAGTACCAGCCCTTCACGCCGATGAACGAGACCCTGCGCGGTCTGATGCTGGGCACCGAGATCGGCAACGACGCCTGGATCGCCCTGGCCTGGCTCGCGGGCCTGTCGATCCTGGGCTACCTGTGGGCCAAGGCCTCCTTCAACAAGGACGCCAAGCGGTAG
- a CDS encoding ATP-binding cassette domain-containing protein codes for MTATTQPTGASKGITALGLRKSYGEKVVLDGVDLQVTPGTIFSLLGPNGAGKTTTVQILSTLISADEGQCTVAGHSLEQDPDAVRSEIGVTGQFAAVDGLLTAEENLFLIADLLHLDKAEGQRRAAELLERFDLTDVAKKPASAFSGGMRRKLDLAMTLVGRPSVIFLDEPTTGLDPRSRRTMWDMIRDLVAGGTTIFLTTQYLEEADQLADRIAVLDGGKIVAEGTAEELKRRIPGGYIKLKFNDATHHDAAARALPQATRDDEDLTLQIPSDGSIPALRGVLDGLERSGIHAEALTVHTPDLDDVFLALTGQGRKSTSDANSATAVKEAQR; via the coding sequence ATGACCGCCACCACCCAACCGACCGGGGCATCCAAGGGGATCACCGCCCTTGGGCTGCGCAAGTCGTACGGCGAGAAGGTCGTACTGGACGGCGTCGACCTGCAGGTCACCCCGGGCACGATCTTCTCCCTGCTCGGTCCCAACGGCGCGGGCAAGACCACCACGGTGCAGATCCTCTCCACGCTGATCAGCGCGGACGAGGGCCAGTGCACGGTCGCCGGGCACTCCCTCGAGCAGGACCCGGACGCGGTGCGCTCCGAGATCGGTGTCACCGGGCAGTTCGCGGCGGTGGACGGTCTGCTGACCGCTGAGGAGAACCTGTTCCTGATAGCCGACCTGCTGCACCTCGACAAGGCCGAGGGCCAGCGCCGTGCGGCCGAACTCCTGGAGCGCTTCGACCTGACCGATGTCGCGAAGAAGCCCGCGTCCGCCTTCTCCGGTGGTATGCGCCGCAAGCTGGACCTGGCGATGACCCTGGTCGGCCGCCCCAGCGTCATCTTCCTCGACGAGCCGACGACGGGTCTGGACCCGCGCAGCCGTCGCACGATGTGGGACATGATCCGCGACCTGGTCGCGGGCGGCACCACCATCTTCCTCACCACCCAGTACCTCGAAGAGGCCGATCAGCTCGCCGACCGCATCGCGGTCCTGGATGGCGGCAAGATCGTGGCCGAGGGCACCGCCGAGGAGCTGAAGCGCCGCATCCCCGGCGGCTACATCAAGCTGAAGTTCAACGACGCCACCCACCACGACGCCGCCGCCCGCGCCCTCCCGCAGGCCACGCGCGACGACGAGGACCTCACGCTGCAGATCCCCAGCGACGGCAGCATCCCGGCGCTGCGCGGCGTGCTCGACGGCCTGGAGCGCTCGGGCATCCACGCCGAGGCGCTGACGGTGCACACCCCCGACCTCGACGACGTGTTCCTGGCCCTGACCGGTCAGGGCCGCAAGTCCACCTCTGACGCGAACAGCGCGACCGCTGTGAAGGAGGCTCAGCGATGA
- a CDS encoding DUF4097 family beta strand repeat-containing protein has product MPTFDTPEPITATLHVEQGVAHITAGERPITVVEVHPRTEGDEADLRAARDTRVDFSRGRLAIRTPKSANRRGDSGSVAVEIRLPSGSRVNGAAATGDFTGDGTLGECQLTTMDGDIRLDRTGPARLRTERGDVTVQHIGGMAEIITGSGQIRVHEIDGAAEVKNSNGNTWIDQVTGELRLKVANGNIFVGRAHAGVASKSANGDTRIEQIARGRVDLQTQTGDLEVGINLGTAAWLDVTSQAGAVHNSLGASAAPGKGAQTVQVRARTGVGDIVIRRAQPV; this is encoded by the coding sequence TTGCCTACTTTTGACACCCCTGAGCCGATCACTGCCACGCTCCACGTCGAGCAGGGCGTCGCCCACATCACCGCGGGCGAGCGCCCCATCACCGTCGTCGAGGTGCACCCGCGCACCGAGGGCGACGAGGCCGACCTGCGGGCCGCCCGGGACACCAGGGTCGACTTCAGCCGGGGCCGCCTCGCGATCCGCACGCCCAAGTCCGCCAACCGGCGCGGCGACTCCGGGTCCGTCGCCGTCGAGATCCGGCTGCCGAGCGGCTCCCGCGTCAACGGCGCCGCGGCCACCGGCGACTTCACCGGCGACGGCACGCTCGGCGAGTGCCAGCTGACCACCATGGACGGCGACATCCGCCTGGACCGCACCGGACCCGCACGACTGCGCACGGAGCGCGGCGACGTCACCGTCCAGCACATCGGCGGCATGGCCGAGATCATCACCGGCTCCGGCCAGATCCGCGTCCATGAGATCGACGGCGCCGCCGAGGTCAAGAACTCCAACGGCAACACCTGGATCGACCAGGTCACCGGCGAACTGCGGCTGAAGGTGGCCAACGGCAACATCTTCGTCGGCCGGGCGCACGCGGGCGTCGCGTCCAAGTCCGCCAACGGCGACACCCGCATCGAGCAGATCGCCCGCGGCCGCGTCGACCTGCAGACCCAGACCGGCGACCTGGAGGTCGGCATCAACCTGGGCACCGCCGCCTGGCTGGACGTCACCTCCCAGGCCGGCGCCGTCCACAACTCACTCGGTGCCTCCGCCGCCCCCGGCAAGGGCGCGCAGACCGTGCAGGTGCGCGCCCGCACCGGCGTCGGCGACATCGTGATCCGCCGCGCGCAGCCCGTGTGA